In Nicotiana tabacum cultivar K326 chromosome 2, ASM71507v2, whole genome shotgun sequence, the following proteins share a genomic window:
- the LOC107782361 gene encoding putative EG45-like domain containing protein 1: protein MAIPKSILLIIGGVATLFSIALATPGTATFYTNYVPSACYGNTPQGTIIAAASDPRWNNGATCGKFFNVTCTGPTNPVPHPCTGKSIVVKIVDHCPGCGGTLDLSKEAFSTIANPVAGVIKIDYVQ from the exons ATGGCAATTCCTAAAAGTATTTTGCTCATCATTGGTGGTGTGGCAACTTTGTTTTCCATAGCTTTGGCTACACCAGGGACTGCCACATTTTATACGAACTATGTTC CTTCGGCATGTTATGGAAACACACCCCAAGGTACCATCATAGCAGCAGCAAGTGACCCTCGCTGGAATAATGGTGCAACATGTGGCAAATTTTTCAATGTCACATGCACCGGTCCAACAAATCCAGTGCCACACCCTTGCACTGGCAAGAGTATTGTGGTAAAGATTGTTGATCATTGCCCTGGATGTGGTGGAACCCTAGATCTATCAAAAGAAGCTTTTTCAACTATTGCTAATCCTGTGGCTGGTGTTATTAAGATCGATTATGTCCagtaa